The Bacillota bacterium genome window below encodes:
- a CDS encoding phage holin family protein, which translates to MKEVGAKSVLGALAALGAWLFGALDQAMLILVTVMALDYASGVTSAVANKRLDSRVGLKGIAKKVGMLILVALAYQVSRLTGAEAVRLAVVYFLVGNEALSVLENISELGVGVPEWLKAFLGRLKESKPDA; encoded by the coding sequence GTGAAGGAAGTCGGCGCGAAGAGCGTCCTCGGCGCGCTCGCGGCCCTCGGAGCATGGCTGTTCGGCGCGCTCGACCAGGCGATGCTCATCCTGGTCACGGTGATGGCCCTCGACTACGCAAGCGGAGTTACGTCGGCCGTCGCGAACAAGAGGCTCGACAGCCGGGTGGGCCTCAAGGGGATCGCCAAGAAGGTCGGGATGCTGATCCTCGTTGCCCTTGCCTACCAGGTTTCAAGGCTCACCGGTGCGGAGGCCGTGAGGCTTGCCGTGGTCTACTTCCTCGTGGGCAACGAGGCGCTGTCGGTTCTGGAGAACATCTCGGAGCTCGGGGTCGGGGTCCCGGAATGGCTCAAGGCTTTCCTCGGGCGGCTCAAGGAGTCGAAGCCAGATGCGTAA